The following are from one region of the Sulfurimicrobium lacus genome:
- a CDS encoding ABC transporter permease, giving the protein MNSLRRGGSAMRLKGLVRKEFLQIVRDPSSIAIAFLMPLFLLVLFGYGVSLDADHLPVALVAEQPSPDTADFLAALEGSHYFATRRAFTMAEAEQSLREGKVNAIVHLRADFAAQLRRPDGAPIQVVVNGVDANTARLTQGYVQGAWVNWLAHRAASRGQELATPVQVQQRVWFNSEVKSRYFLVPGLVAIIMTLIGTLLTALVMAREWERGTLEALLVTPASMTEVLLGKIIAYFTLGTGGMLLTVALAVWLFGVPLRGSFWLLWACASLFLLAALGMGLTISTLARNQFVAGQIAIIGTFLPAFLLSGFIFDIDSMPSVVQAVTHLIVARYFVSIVQTLFLAGDVWAVVLPNALALAVMAAFFMGVTWRKSRKRLE; this is encoded by the coding sequence ATGAACAGCCTACGCCGCGGCGGCAGCGCCATGCGCCTGAAAGGGCTGGTGCGCAAGGAGTTCCTGCAGATCGTGCGGGACCCGAGCAGCATCGCCATCGCCTTCCTCATGCCTTTGTTTCTGCTGGTGCTGTTCGGCTACGGCGTGTCGCTCGATGCCGATCACCTGCCGGTGGCCCTGGTAGCGGAGCAGCCCTCCCCCGACACGGCGGATTTCCTCGCGGCACTGGAGGGCAGCCATTACTTCGCGACGCGTCGCGCCTTCACCATGGCCGAGGCGGAGCAGTCCCTGCGGGAGGGCAAGGTGAACGCCATCGTGCACCTGCGCGCCGACTTCGCCGCACAGTTGCGCCGGCCCGACGGTGCGCCGATCCAGGTCGTCGTCAACGGCGTCGACGCCAACACCGCACGCCTCACCCAGGGCTATGTGCAAGGGGCCTGGGTGAACTGGCTGGCGCACCGCGCCGCGAGCCGGGGACAGGAGCTGGCCACGCCGGTGCAGGTGCAGCAGCGTGTGTGGTTCAACAGCGAGGTAAAAAGCCGTTATTTCCTGGTACCGGGCCTGGTGGCCATCATCATGACGCTGATCGGCACCCTGCTCACGGCGCTGGTGATGGCGCGGGAATGGGAGCGCGGCACGCTGGAAGCCCTGCTAGTGACGCCGGCGAGCATGACCGAAGTGCTGCTGGGCAAGATCATCGCCTACTTCACCCTCGGCACCGGCGGCATGCTGCTCACCGTGGCCCTGGCGGTGTGGCTGTTCGGCGTGCCGCTGCGCGGCTCCTTCTGGCTGCTGTGGGCGTGCGCCTCGCTGTTCCTGCTGGCGGCCCTGGGCATGGGTTTGACCATTTCCACCCTGGCCCGCAACCAGTTCGTGGCGGGCCAGATCGCCATCATCGGCACTTTTCTCCCCGCCTTCCTGCTGTCCGGCTTCATCTTCGACATCGACAGCATGCCGTCCGTGGTCCAGGCCGTCACCCACCTCATCGTCGCGCGCTACTTCGTGTCCATTGTCCAGACCCTGTTCCTGGCGGGAGACGTGTGGGCGGTGGTGCTGCCCAATGCCCTGGCGCTGGCCGTCATGGCGGCCTTCTTCATGGGCGTCACGTGGCGCAAATCGCGCAAGCGGCTCGAATGA
- a CDS encoding ATP-binding cassette domain-containing protein → MDDAPVLVAADLAKSFTAGGRRTQALDGVSFAIRRGAVTGLIGPDGAGKTTLMRLAAGLLAPDAGSIHALGMDSTRESLAVQAALGYMPQRFGLYEDLTVQENLDLYADLQGVPKTERAERYGELMHMTGLAPFTRRLAGRLSGGMKQKLGLACTLVRAPQLLLLDEPTVGVDPVSRRELWAIVDRLVRQEGMSVLLSTAYLDEAERCQAVILLHEGKVLEQGPPGAISAAMAGRTWAVSVAGRRHRDVQAELAGQPGVVDALVQGDHVRLVSTQASTPEELARLPGLENARIAAVAPRFEDGFVDLLRMHTGAVSHGASVANGLLPDTDSRTEQGPVIQVEGLKRRFGDFWAVDGVSFQVRRGEIFGLLGANGAGKSTTFRMLCGLLPASAGSLRVAGLDLRHAAAAARARIGYMSQKFSLYGNLSVTQNLVFFASAYGLAGRARQARLDWALAEFELEKYAGQLSGELSLGYKQRLAMACALMHRPEILFLDEPTSGVDPLARREFWQRINALARAGVTVLVTTHFMEEAEYCDRLAIMAAGRILAMDQPAALKAGARSADNPDPSMEDAFIRLVEGAAEAREAA, encoded by the coding sequence ATGGACGACGCGCCTGTCCTGGTAGCCGCGGACCTGGCCAAAAGCTTCACTGCCGGGGGCCGGCGCACCCAGGCGCTGGACGGCGTGAGCTTCGCGATCCGCCGCGGCGCGGTGACCGGCCTGATCGGCCCGGATGGCGCCGGCAAAACCACCCTGATGCGCCTCGCCGCCGGGCTGCTGGCGCCCGACGCCGGGAGCATCCATGCCCTGGGAATGGATTCCACGCGGGAGTCGCTGGCGGTGCAGGCCGCCCTGGGCTACATGCCCCAGCGCTTCGGGCTGTACGAAGACCTCACCGTGCAGGAGAACCTGGACCTTTACGCCGACCTCCAGGGCGTGCCGAAAACCGAGCGCGCCGAGCGCTACGGCGAGCTGATGCACATGACCGGCCTGGCCCCGTTCACCCGCCGCCTGGCCGGCCGCCTGTCGGGGGGCATGAAACAGAAACTCGGCCTGGCCTGCACCCTGGTGCGGGCGCCGCAACTGCTCTTGCTGGACGAGCCGACGGTGGGGGTCGACCCGGTGTCGCGCCGCGAACTTTGGGCCATCGTCGACCGCCTGGTGCGGCAGGAAGGCATGAGCGTGCTGCTCTCCACCGCCTACCTCGACGAAGCCGAACGCTGCCAGGCCGTCATCCTGCTGCACGAGGGCAAGGTGCTGGAACAGGGCCCGCCCGGCGCCATCAGCGCCGCCATGGCTGGCCGCACCTGGGCGGTCAGCGTTGCGGGCCGGCGCCACCGCGATGTGCAGGCGGAGCTGGCGGGCCAGCCCGGGGTGGTGGATGCCCTGGTGCAGGGCGACCACGTGCGCCTGGTGAGCACGCAGGCGAGCACCCCGGAGGAACTGGCCCGCCTGCCGGGGCTGGAGAACGCCCGCATCGCGGCCGTGGCGCCGCGTTTCGAGGACGGCTTCGTCGACCTGCTGCGCATGCACACCGGGGCAGTCTCCCACGGCGCCAGCGTCGCCAACGGCTTGCTGCCGGACACGGACAGCCGGACGGAACAAGGCCCCGTCATCCAGGTGGAAGGACTCAAGCGCCGCTTCGGCGACTTCTGGGCCGTGGACGGCGTGAGTTTCCAGGTGCGCCGGGGCGAGATATTCGGCCTGCTGGGCGCCAACGGCGCAGGCAAGTCCACCACCTTCCGCATGCTGTGCGGTTTGCTGCCCGCCAGCGCCGGCAGCCTGCGGGTGGCCGGGCTGGACTTGCGCCATGCGGCCGCGGCCGCCCGCGCGCGCATCGGCTACATGTCGCAGAAGTTCTCCCTCTACGGCAACCTGAGCGTGACCCAGAACCTGGTGTTCTTCGCCAGCGCCTACGGACTGGCCGGCCGGGCACGCCAGGCGCGGCTCGACTGGGCGCTGGCGGAATTCGAGCTGGAGAAATACGCCGGGCAGCTTTCCGGCGAGCTGTCCCTGGGCTACAAGCAGCGCCTGGCCATGGCCTGCGCGCTGATGCACCGGCCGGAGATCCTGTTCCTCGACGAACCCACCTCGGGGGTCGACCCTTTGGCGCGGCGTGAATTCTGGCAGCGCATCAACGCGCTGGCCCGGGCCGGGGTGACGGTGCTGGTGACGACCCACTTCATGGAGGAAGCGGAGTATTGCGACCGCCTGGCGATCATGGCCGCCGGGCGCATCCTGGCCATGGACCAGCCCGCCGCCCTCAAGGCCGGCGCCCGCAGCGCCGACAACCCCGACCCCAGCATGGAGGACGCGTTCATCCGGCTGGTGGAAGGTGCTGCCGAAGCACGGGAAGCGGCATGA
- a CDS encoding efflux RND transporter periplasmic adaptor subunit: MKQQFAMAVSLTPALSRMRERGTRARSASFTLKRRAKSGSGNPAQSTAAWRSGGYWAEKCEGRDMKIKIFLIVAIAIAVLAGGAAWLRHNGKPAQTDLTLQGNVDIRQVELAFNASGRIAKILVREGDRVKTGQALASLDTERLRLSLAQAEAQTAAQREVVARNLAGSRPEEIRQARAQRDAARATAADAEAIYQRQLDLVARNFVSRQQADSARFALDKAREQMKAAAETLRLAELGPRKEDIAAAQAILAANEAAAAGIRRDLQEGELLAPSDGVIQNRILEPGDMASPQKPVFTLAITDPVWVRVYLPENRLGRVPVGARAWVHSDSHPDKRYRAWVGFVSPSAEFTPKSVETTEIRASLVYQARVFACEGRDALRMGMPATVTIPLDQTAPTAGTDPCRNGK; the protein is encoded by the coding sequence GTGAAACAGCAATTCGCCATGGCCGTTTCCCTCACCCCAGCCCTCTCCCGCATGCGGGAGAGGGGGACGCGGGCTCGCTCCGCGAGTTTCACGTTAAAGCGCCGTGCAAAATCCGGTAGCGGCAATCCGGCCCAATCTACCGCGGCCTGGCGAAGCGGAGGATACTGGGCGGAAAAATGCGAAGGACGTGACATGAAAATCAAGATCTTCCTGATCGTCGCCATTGCGATCGCCGTACTGGCGGGCGGTGCCGCCTGGTTGCGCCACAACGGCAAGCCAGCGCAGACCGATCTGACGCTGCAGGGCAACGTGGACATCCGGCAGGTGGAACTGGCTTTCAACGCCAGCGGCCGCATTGCAAAGATCCTGGTGCGCGAGGGAGACCGCGTGAAAACTGGCCAGGCGCTGGCCAGCCTGGATACCGAGCGGCTGCGCCTGTCGCTGGCCCAGGCCGAGGCCCAGACCGCCGCGCAGCGCGAAGTGGTCGCCCGCAACCTGGCCGGCTCCCGCCCCGAGGAGATCCGTCAGGCCCGCGCCCAGCGCGATGCGGCACGGGCGACCGCGGCGGATGCCGAGGCCATTTACCAGCGCCAGCTGGACCTGGTGGCACGGAACTTCGTCTCGCGGCAACAGGCCGACAGCGCCAGGTTCGCCCTCGACAAGGCGCGGGAGCAAATGAAAGCGGCGGCGGAAACCCTGCGCCTCGCGGAACTGGGTCCGCGCAAGGAGGACATCGCCGCTGCCCAGGCCATCCTGGCCGCCAACGAGGCCGCGGCAGCGGGCATCCGGCGCGATCTCCAGGAAGGCGAACTGCTCGCCCCCTCCGACGGGGTGATCCAGAACCGCATCCTGGAGCCGGGCGACATGGCCTCGCCGCAGAAACCGGTGTTTACCCTGGCTATCACCGATCCGGTGTGGGTGCGCGTCTACCTGCCGGAAAACCGGCTCGGCCGCGTGCCGGTCGGCGCGCGCGCCTGGGTGCACAGCGACAGCCACCCGGACAAGCGCTATCGCGCCTGGGTCGGCTTCGTCTCCCCCAGCGCCGAGTTCACGCCCAAATCGGTGGAGACCACCGAGATCCGCGCCAGCCTGGTCTATCAGGCGCGGGTGTTCGCGTGCGAGGGCCGCGACGCGCTGCGCATGGGCATGCCCGCCACGGTGACCATCCCCCTGGACCAGACCGCGCCGACGGCGGGGACAGACCCTTGCCGGAACGGCAAGTGA
- a CDS encoding MYG1 family protein codes for MSNLYTILQRPGVVAATHSGSFHADDILAAAALRLANPAVSIVRTREQEQLDAADILFDVGRVFDAAACRFDHHQLEYREARDNGIPFSSFGLIWRELGAQLCGSAAAASRIDRWLVQGVDAVDCGVTLSKETPAVNVMSISSALGSFNPGWQDDTSAQARLDAFERAVAWAMAILQNTIREARASEAARAVVVQGEVQEAGRLLVLDSDVPWKEVVLGSPEFAQLLYVVSPDSQAKWHVNAVPDRAGSFDNRKSLPAAWAGLDGEQLDAVVGITGCVFCHRGRFVAGHRSKDGALKMAHLALQD; via the coding sequence GTGTCGAATCTTTATACCATCCTCCAGCGTCCCGGCGTCGTTGCCGCCACCCATTCGGGCTCCTTCCACGCAGACGATATATTGGCGGCGGCGGCCTTGCGGCTCGCCAATCCCGCGGTAAGCATCGTGCGCACGCGCGAGCAGGAACAGCTGGACGCGGCGGACATCCTGTTCGACGTGGGCCGTGTTTTCGACGCGGCGGCCTGCCGCTTCGACCATCACCAACTGGAATACCGGGAAGCGCGCGACAACGGCATCCCTTTCAGTTCGTTCGGCCTGATCTGGCGTGAACTGGGCGCGCAGCTTTGCGGTTCGGCAGCGGCGGCGTCCCGCATCGACCGCTGGCTGGTGCAAGGCGTGGACGCTGTGGACTGCGGCGTGACCTTGAGCAAGGAAACCCCGGCGGTAAACGTGATGTCCATCTCCTCGGCCCTCGGCAGCTTCAACCCCGGCTGGCAGGACGACACTTCCGCGCAGGCGCGGCTGGATGCCTTCGAACGGGCGGTCGCCTGGGCCATGGCCATCCTGCAGAACACCATTCGCGAAGCCCGTGCGTCGGAAGCGGCGCGCGCCGTGGTGGTGCAAGGCGAAGTGCAGGAAGCAGGGCGCCTGCTGGTGCTCGACAGCGATGTGCCGTGGAAGGAAGTCGTGCTGGGGTCGCCGGAGTTCGCGCAGCTCCTGTACGTGGTTTCCCCGGACAGCCAGGCGAAGTGGCACGTGAACGCGGTGCCGGATCGTGCCGGCAGCTTCGATAACCGGAAATCCCTGCCTGCCGCCTGGGCGGGGCTGGACGGGGAGCAACTCGACGCCGTCGTCGGCATAACGGGCTGCGTGTTCTGCCACCGGGGGCGCTTCGTCGCCGGCCACCGGAGCAAGGACGGTGCGCTGAAAATGGCGCACCTGGCGTTGCAGGATTAG
- a CDS encoding rRNA pseudouridine synthase — protein MTEPVRLAKRLAAMASCSRREAELYIAGGWVTVDGLVVEEPQFMVSQQKIELHPDASLTTVEPVTILLHQPPADADAAQQLICAATHAPDDPSGIAVLKRHFVRLTPCAPLQANAGGLAVFTQDWRVARKLVDDLATVEQEYIVEVTGELGADGLKRLNHGLSFNGRALPPIKVSWQNETRLRFALKGVQPGQIAHMCRSVGLDVVTMKRIRIGRVSMAKLQPGSWRYLMPHERF, from the coding sequence ATGACAGAACCCGTCCGCCTCGCCAAACGCCTTGCCGCAATGGCCTCCTGCTCGCGCCGCGAGGCCGAGCTTTATATCGCCGGCGGCTGGGTAACGGTCGATGGGCTGGTGGTGGAAGAGCCGCAGTTCATGGTGTCGCAGCAGAAGATCGAGCTCCACCCCGACGCCAGCCTCACCACGGTCGAACCGGTGACCATCCTGCTGCACCAGCCGCCGGCGGATGCCGACGCCGCGCAGCAGCTGATTTGCGCCGCCACGCACGCCCCAGACGACCCTTCCGGCATCGCCGTGCTCAAGCGGCATTTCGTGCGGCTGACGCCGTGCGCGCCGCTGCAGGCGAACGCCGGCGGCTTGGCGGTGTTTACCCAGGACTGGCGCGTGGCGCGCAAGCTGGTCGACGATCTCGCCACGGTCGAGCAGGAATATATCGTGGAAGTCACGGGCGAGCTGGGCGCGGACGGGCTCAAGCGCCTCAACCACGGGCTCAGCTTCAACGGCCGGGCACTGCCCCCGATCAAGGTCAGCTGGCAAAACGAGACCCGCCTGCGCTTTGCACTCAAGGGGGTGCAACCCGGCCAGATCGCGCACATGTGCAGAAGTGTCGGGCTGGATGTGGTGACCATGAAGCGCATCCGCATCGGGCGCGTTTCGATGGCCAAACTGCAGCCGGGTTCATGGCGCTACCTGATGCCGCACGAGCGCTTTTAA
- a CDS encoding VF530 family DNA-binding protein gives MDASKKPASPPTLDGITLETIVTRLSESMGWEDMAAAVPVRCFTHDPSIKSSLKFLRRTPWARAKVEQLYLQQAQVKQ, from the coding sequence ATGGACGCAAGCAAAAAACCGGCAAGCCCTCCGACTCTGGACGGCATCACCCTTGAAACCATCGTCACCCGCCTGTCCGAGAGCATGGGCTGGGAAGACATGGCCGCCGCCGTGCCGGTGCGCTGCTTCACGCACGATCCCAGCATCAAATCCAGCCTGAAGTTCCTGCGCAGAACCCCGTGGGCGCGCGCGAAAGTGGAGCAACTGTATTTGCAGCAGGCTCAAGTCAAGCAATAA
- a CDS encoding discoidin domain-containing protein, with the protein MHEKLRKKIISSEAGTATSAPANTIDIIRNAEVIATSESENFPLDNIVDGSTGPGSSQWVAGATGPQTLVFKFDAPQNIAGIVYEIEEREVARTQEICFEVSTDSGAHFREILRHEYNFSPDGSTFQREELKLDLAHVTDLKMTIKPDKGNLDRRAKLNHIAFLA; encoded by the coding sequence ATGCACGAAAAGCTTAGGAAAAAGATCATTTCGTCCGAAGCGGGAACTGCCACATCGGCGCCTGCGAACACGATCGACATCATCCGCAACGCAGAGGTCATCGCCACTTCTGAGTCCGAAAACTTCCCTCTGGACAATATCGTCGACGGCAGTACAGGGCCCGGTAGTTCGCAGTGGGTGGCGGGGGCCACCGGACCGCAGACCCTGGTCTTCAAATTCGATGCGCCGCAGAACATCGCCGGGATCGTTTATGAAATCGAGGAGCGAGAAGTCGCGCGCACGCAGGAAATCTGTTTCGAGGTTTCCACCGACTCCGGCGCACACTTCCGGGAAATCCTGCGCCACGAATACAATTTCAGTCCGGACGGCAGCACATTTCAAAGAGAAGAGCTGAAACTCGATCTTGCTCACGTCACCGACCTGAAAATGACCATCAAGCCGGACAAGGGAAACCTTGATCGTCGGGCGAAACTGAACCACATCGCATTCCTGGCGTAA
- a CDS encoding FAD-dependent oxidoreductase, with the protein MRVAIIGSGPAGFYAAEALLKRTDMAVDVDMFDRLPTPYGLVRGGVAPDHQNIKAVTRVYEKTAARPTFRFLGNVRLGRDITVDDLRRHYHQIVYAVGNEADRRLGIPGEGMPRCTPASVFIGWYNGHPDYRHARIDLSVSRVAVVGNGNVAIDAARILLRTPAELEKTDIAAHALEVLRNSQVREVFVLGRRGPMQAAFTAAELKELGEMEDAEPVVAPGELAGCVDAQAADDSPQGKNLKVLHSFAAQQHGAKAKKLHLRFLVSPTEVVADAAGNVAALRLEKNRLEIQSDGSARARGSGEFEVLEVGMVLPAIGFAAEPIEGVPYDEKARVIANEDGRVVDPVSRIVIANEYVVGWARTGPQGLIGSHKGASAHVVAHMIADGAEIAARALPERDAIVALLRGRGVQIVTFNDWKQLDDVEVARGERRDAPRDKIVDVEAMLAVLAPR; encoded by the coding sequence ATGCGTGTCGCGATCATCGGTTCCGGACCTGCCGGCTTCTACGCCGCGGAGGCACTGCTCAAGCGCACGGATATGGCAGTCGACGTCGACATGTTCGACCGCCTCCCGACCCCGTACGGCCTGGTTCGCGGAGGCGTCGCGCCCGACCACCAGAACATCAAGGCGGTCACCCGCGTTTACGAAAAGACCGCCGCGCGGCCCACGTTCAGGTTTTTGGGCAATGTGCGCCTCGGGCGCGACATCACCGTGGATGATTTGCGCCGGCACTACCACCAGATCGTCTACGCAGTGGGCAACGAAGCCGACCGCCGGCTCGGCATTCCCGGCGAAGGCATGCCGCGCTGCACGCCGGCTTCGGTCTTCATCGGCTGGTACAACGGGCATCCCGACTACCGTCATGCCAGGATCGACTTGTCGGTGTCCCGCGTGGCGGTGGTGGGCAACGGCAACGTCGCGATCGACGCCGCCCGGATTCTGCTGCGCACGCCCGCCGAACTCGAAAAAACAGACATTGCCGCGCACGCGCTGGAGGTTCTGCGCAACAGCCAGGTGCGCGAGGTTTTCGTGCTTGGGCGGCGGGGGCCGATGCAGGCAGCGTTTACCGCGGCAGAACTGAAGGAGCTCGGCGAGATGGAAGATGCCGAGCCGGTCGTCGCCCCAGGCGAGCTCGCCGGCTGCGTCGATGCGCAAGCCGCGGACGATTCGCCGCAGGGCAAGAACCTGAAGGTTCTCCATTCCTTCGCGGCACAACAGCACGGCGCCAAGGCGAAGAAGCTCCACCTGCGTTTCCTGGTATCGCCGACCGAGGTGGTCGCCGACGCTGCCGGCAACGTGGCCGCCCTCAGGCTCGAAAAAAATCGCCTCGAAATTCAGTCGGACGGCTCGGCTCGCGCACGCGGCAGCGGCGAGTTCGAAGTCCTCGAGGTCGGGATGGTGTTGCCGGCGATCGGTTTTGCCGCCGAGCCGATCGAAGGTGTCCCCTACGACGAAAAAGCGCGCGTCATCGCCAACGAAGACGGGCGCGTCGTCGACCCCGTCAGCCGCATTGTGATCGCCAACGAATACGTCGTCGGCTGGGCGCGCACCGGGCCGCAGGGACTCATCGGCTCGCACAAGGGCGCATCCGCCCACGTCGTCGCGCACATGATCGCCGACGGCGCCGAGATTGCGGCACGGGCGCTTCCGGAGCGTGATGCAATCGTCGCGCTGTTGCGCGGGCGCGGCGTGCAGATTGTCACTTTCAACGACTGGAAGCAGCTCGACGACGTGGAGGTGGCACGCGGGGAACGGCGCGACGCGCCGCGCGACAAGATCGTCGACGTCGAAGCCATGCTCGCGGTGCTGGCCCCGCGCTGA
- a CDS encoding M48 family metallopeptidase, which produces MRPKPPPNYLAGYPAALVEQVRQLIEQDKLAAILLQKYPAAHDVRTDKALYDYVLALKGSYLRNAGSLSKVAFDSKLQVMRHALGTHTSISRVQGAKLRTKREIRVATVFREMPPEFLRMIVVHELAHIRESKHDKAFYQLCCHMAPDYHQLEFDLRAYLCYLDAAGKPLWAAAAV; this is translated from the coding sequence ATGCGCCCGAAACCACCGCCGAACTACCTTGCCGGCTACCCTGCAGCATTGGTCGAACAGGTGCGGCAGCTGATCGAGCAGGACAAGCTGGCCGCCATCCTGCTGCAGAAATACCCGGCAGCGCACGACGTGCGCACCGACAAGGCGCTTTACGATTACGTGCTGGCGCTCAAGGGCAGCTACCTGCGCAACGCCGGTTCACTGAGCAAGGTGGCGTTCGACAGCAAGCTGCAAGTGATGCGGCACGCCCTGGGCACGCACACTAGCATATCGCGCGTGCAGGGCGCAAAACTCAGGACCAAGCGCGAGATCCGGGTGGCGACGGTGTTCCGCGAGATGCCGCCGGAATTCCTGCGCATGATCGTGGTGCACGAGCTGGCGCACATCAGGGAAAGCAAACACGACAAGGCCTTCTACCAGCTGTGCTGCCACATGGCGCCCGATTATCACCAGCTGGAGTTCGATCTGCGGGCGTATCTCTGCTATCTCGATGCGGCGGGGAAACCGCTGTGGGCGGCCGCGGCCGTGTAA
- the dbpA gene encoding ATP-dependent RNA helicase DbpA codes for MIETNSPSSTPSASPAGRSFNELPLSPGIQATLRQLEYLTMTPIQAASLPLALAGHDLIAQAKTGSGKTAAFALALLTRLNPRRFAVQAMVLCPTRELADQVTQEIRRLARFADNIKIVALCGGTPMRPQINSLEHGAHIVVGTPGRIIDHLGRNSLNLEALNTLVLDEADRMLDMGFYDDIAYVAQRCPAERQTLLFSATFPDGIARLAREFLRHPREVKLLEQHEDSKIRQRFYEVKHDERLQAVALLLKHYRPVSTLAFCNTKQQCRDLLDVLHAEGIHALALHGDLEQRERDQVLIQFANRSCSVLVATDLAARGLDIEQLEAVINVDVTPDPEIHIHRIGRTGRADQDGWALSLCSTADKRRVAAIAQMMGSEPEWCDLGELQRAHDAPLVPPMVTLQILGGRKDKIRPGDVLGALTGEAGFTREQVGKITVTDQSTYVAVARDIAREAVRRLSAGKVKGKTVKVRALED; via the coding sequence ATGATCGAAACTAACTCCCCCTCCTCCACGCCTTCGGCAAGTCCTGCCGGACGCTCTTTCAACGAACTGCCGCTGTCGCCCGGCATACAGGCGACGTTGCGTCAGCTCGAATACCTGACCATGACGCCCATCCAGGCGGCCAGCCTGCCGCTTGCGCTTGCCGGGCACGACCTGATCGCGCAGGCGAAGACCGGCAGCGGCAAGACCGCCGCGTTCGCGCTGGCCCTGCTCACCCGCCTGAACCCGCGCCGCTTCGCGGTGCAGGCCATGGTGCTATGCCCGACGCGCGAACTGGCGGACCAGGTGACGCAGGAGATACGCCGCCTGGCGCGCTTCGCCGACAACATCAAGATCGTCGCTCTGTGCGGCGGCACGCCCATGCGCCCGCAGATAAACAGCCTGGAGCACGGCGCGCACATCGTCGTCGGCACGCCGGGGCGCATCATCGACCACCTGGGGCGCAACAGCCTGAATCTCGAGGCGCTCAACACCCTGGTGCTCGACGAAGCCGACCGCATGCTCGACATGGGCTTTTACGACGATATCGCCTACGTGGCGCAGCGCTGCCCGGCCGAGCGCCAGACCCTGCTGTTCTCGGCGACCTTTCCCGACGGCATCGCCCGGCTGGCGCGCGAGTTCCTGCGCCATCCGCGGGAAGTGAAGCTGCTGGAGCAGCACGAGGACAGCAAGATACGCCAGCGCTTCTACGAGGTGAAACACGACGAGCGCCTGCAGGCCGTCGCGCTCCTGCTCAAGCACTACCGCCCGGTCAGCACGCTGGCCTTCTGCAACACCAAGCAGCAATGCCGCGACCTGCTGGACGTGCTGCATGCCGAGGGCATCCATGCGCTGGCATTGCACGGCGACCTGGAACAGCGCGAGCGCGACCAGGTGCTGATCCAGTTCGCCAACCGCAGCTGCTCGGTGCTGGTGGCCACCGATCTGGCGGCGCGCGGTCTGGATATCGAGCAACTCGAAGCGGTCATCAACGTCGACGTCACGCCCGACCCGGAAATCCACATCCATCGCATCGGACGCACCGGCCGCGCCGATCAGGACGGCTGGGCGCTGAGCCTGTGCAGCACGGCCGACAAGCGCCGCGTTGCCGCCATCGCCCAGATGATGGGCAGCGAACCGGAGTGGTGTGACCTTGGCGAACTGCAACGCGCTCACGATGCCCCGCTGGTGCCGCCGATGGTGACGCTGCAAATACTCGGCGGGCGCAAGGACAAGATCCGCCCCGGCGACGTGCTGGGCGCGCTCACCGGCGAAGCAGGGTTCACCCGCGAGCAGGTCGGCAAGATCACGGTGACGGACCAGTCCACCTACGTCGCCGTGGCGCGCGACATCGCCCGCGAAGCGGTGCGCAGGCTGTCGGCCGGCAAGGTGAAGGGCAAGACGGTGAAAGTGCGCGCGCTGGAGGATTGA